The Lates calcarifer isolate ASB-BC8 linkage group LG14, TLL_Latcal_v3, whole genome shotgun sequence genome has a segment encoding these proteins:
- the LOC108888791 gene encoding uncharacterized protein LOC108888791 isoform X36: MMFSSEVYNMDYGLIIFLLTGALVSVASAQTRQYHFVSTPLNWTEAQSFCRQVYTDLATIENTADVSAVNATTSNYTGQAWIGLYDDLVNSWRWSLDNSSFYGEGETEFRNWDLNPVQPNNQLGQQYCVVLYGGRLGTWGDTECSMELQFVCYAGIENGTLVYVIIDNQVNWTQAQRFCRENYVDLASIRNQTENDIITSISNGRFVWIGLYRNNLWSDGSTSLFRNWAAGQPDSGTDNCFTTSFSGSGQWSDDDCSLSLPFICFRTIPPNAEGFRSTGQDETSITLQWNKVNNNVSYILQFDGTEINITAPDGDGPVTHTVSSLTAGTKYTFTLFSVFEDVRSSGVSFTAVTAPSNTGGFRSTGQDETSITLQWNKVNNNVSFTLQFDGTEINITAPDGDGPVTHTVSSLTAGTKYTFTLFSVFEDVRSSGVSVTAVTAPSNTGGFRSTGQDETSITLQWNKVNNNVSFTLQFDGTEINITAPDGDGPVTHTVSSLTAGTKYTFTLFSVFEDVRSSGVSVTAVTAPSNTGGFRSTGQDETSITLQWNKVNNNVSFTLQFDGTEINITAPDGDGPVTHTISSLTAGTKYTFTLFSVFEDVRSSGVSVTAVTAPSNTGGFRSTGQDETSITLQWNKVNNNVSFTLQFDGTEINITAPDGDGPVTHTVSSLTAGTKYTFTLFSVFEDVRSSGVSVTAVTAPSNTGGFRSTGQDETSITLQWNKVNNNVSFTLQFDGTEINITAPDGDGPVTHTVSSLTAGTKYTFTLFSVFEDVRSSGVSVTAVTAPSNTGGFRSTGQDETSITLQWNKVNNNVSFTLQFDGTEINITAPDGDGPVTHTVSSLTAGTKYTFTLFSVFEDVRSSGVSVTAVTAPSNTGGFRSTGQDETSITLQWNKVNNNVSFTLQFDGTEINITAPDGDGPVTHTVSSLTAGTKYTFTLFSVFEDVRSSGVSVTAVTAPSNTGGFRSTGQDETSITLQWNKVNNNVSFTLQFDGTEINITAPDGDGPVTHTVSSLTAGTKYTFTLFSVFEDVRSSGVSVTAVTAPSNTGGFRSTGQDETSITLQWNKVNNNVSFTLQFDGTEINITAPDGDGPVTHTISSLTAGTKYTFTLFSVFEDVRSSGVSVTAVTAPSNTGGFRSTGQDETSITLQWNKVNNNVSFTLQFDGTEINITAPDGDGPVTHTVSSLTAGTKYTFTLFSVFEDVRSSGVSVTAVTAPSNAGNFRSTGQDETSITLQWNKVNNNVSYILQFDGTEINITAPDGDGPVTHTVSSLTAGTKYTFTLFSVLEDIRSSGVSFTAVTAPSNTGGFRSTGQDETSITLQWNKVNNNVSFTLQFDGTEINITAPDGDGPVTHTVSSLTAGTKYTFTLFSVFEDVRSSGVSVTAVTAPSNTGGFRSTGQDETSITLQWNKVNNNVSFTLQFDGTEINITAPDGDGPVTHTVSSLTAGTKYTFTLFSVFEDIRSSGVSFTAVTAPSNAGNFRSTGQDETSITLQWNKVNNNVSYILQFDGTEINITAPDGDGPVTHTVSSLTAGTKYTFTLFSVFEDVRSSGVSFTAVTGEILNFFSVLLM; encoded by the exons ATGATG ttttcttCAGAGGTTTATAACATGGATTATGGGCTGATCATCTTTTTGCTCACAG gaGCATTGGTCAGTGTTGCCTCTGCCCAAACTCGTCAGTATCACTTTGTGAGCACGCCACTGAACtggactgaagctcagagctTCTGCCGACAGGTCTATACTGACCTGGCCACCATagaaaacacagctgatgtCAGTGCCGTTAATGCTACTACATCAAACTACACAG GCCAGGCTTGGATAGGTCTCTATGATGATTTGGTAAACAGCTGGAGATGGTCCCTGGATAACAGCAGCTTCTAtggagaaggagaaacagagtTTAGAAATTGGGATTTGAATCCTGTTCAGCCCAACAATCAACTAGGACAACAGTACTGTGTGGTATTATATGGTGGCCGTTTGGGCACATGGGGAGACACTGAATGCAGCATGGAACTTCAGTTTGTGTGCTATGCTG GCATAGAAAATGGCACACTGGTCTATGTTATAATTGACAATCAGGTGAATTGGACTCAAGCTCAGAGATTCTGCAGGGAGAATTATGTTGACCTAGCCAG TATAAGaaatcagacagaaaatgacatcATCACAAGCATATCAAATGGGAGATTTGTGTGGATTGGTCTGTACCGGAATAACCTGTGGTCTGATGGGAGCACCTCTCTGTTTCGAAACTGGGCCGCTGGACAGCCAGACTCTGGGACAGATAACTGTTTCACCACATCATTCAGTGGCTCAGGACAGTGGTCAGATGATGATTGCTCCCTCAGCTTGCCATTCATCTGTTTCAGAACAA TTCCACCCAACGCAGAAGGCTTCAGATCAACAGGACAAGATGAGACCAGTATCactctgcagtggaataaaGTCAACAACAATGTCAGCTATATTCTCCAGTTTGATGGGACAGAGATAAACATCACTGCACCAGATGGAGATGGACCAGTAACTCACACAGTCTCATCTCTCACTGCTGGAACCAAAtacacattcactctcttctctgtgtttgaggacGTCAGAAGCAGTGGAGTAAGCTTTACTGCAGTCACTG ctcctTCAAACACAGGAGGCTTCAGGTCAACAGGACAAGATGAGACCAGTATCactctgcagtggaataaaGTCAACAACAATGTCAGCTTTACTCTCCAGTTTGATGGAACAGAGATAAACATCACTGCACCAGATGGAGATGGACCAGTAACTCACACAGTCTCATCTCTCACTGCTGGAACCAAAtacacattcactctcttctctgtgtttgaggacGTCAGAAGCAGTGGAGTAAGTGTTACTGCAGTCACTG ctcctTCAAACACAGGAGGCTTCAGATCAACAGGACAAGATGAGACCAGTATCactctgcagtggaataaaGTCAACAACAATGTCAGCTTTACTCTCCAGTTTGATGGAACAGAGATAAACATCACTGCACCAGATGGAGATGGACCAGTAACTCACACAGTCTCATCTCTCACTGCTGGAACCAAAtacacattcactctcttctctgtgtttgaggacGTCAGAAGCAGTGGAGTAAGCGTTACTGCAGTCACTG ctcctTCAAACACAGGAGGCTTCAGGTCAACAGGACAAGATGAGACCAGTATCactctgcagtggaataaaGTCAACAACAATGTCAGCTTTACTCTCCAGTTTGATGGAACAGAGATAAACATCACTGCACCAGATGGAGATGGACCAGTAACTCACACAATCTCATCTCTCACTGCTGGAACCAAAtacacattcactctcttctctgtgtttgaggacGTCAGAAGCAGTGGAGTAAGTGTTACTGCAGTCACTG ctcctTCAAACACAGGAGGCTTCAGATCAACAGGACAAGATGAGACCAGTATCactctgcagtggaataaaGTCAACAACAATGTCAGCTTTACTCTCCAGTTTGATGGAACAGAGATAAACATCACTGCACCAGATGGAGATGGACCAGTAACTCACACAGTCTCATCTCTCACTGCTGGAACCAAAtacacattcactctcttctctgtgtttgaggacGTCAGAAGCAGTGGAGTAAGCGTTACTGCAGTCACTG ctcctTCAAACACAGGAGGCTTCAGGTCAACAGGACAAGATGAGACCAGTATCactctgcagtggaataaaGTCAACAACAATGTCAGCTTTACTCTCCAGTTTGATGGAACAGAGATAAACATCACTGCACCAGATGGAGATGGACCAGTAACTCACACAGTCTCATCTCTCACTGCTGGAACCAAAtacacattcactctcttctctgtgtttgaggacGTCAGAAGCAGTGGAGTAAGCGTTACTGCAGTCACTG ctcctTCAAACACAGGAGGCTTCAGGTCAACAGGACAAGATGAGACCAGTATCactctgcagtggaataaaGTCAACAACAATGTCAGCTTTACTCTCCAGTTTGATGGAACAGAGATAAACATCACTGCACCAGATGGAGATGGACCAGTAACTCACACAGTCTCATCTCTCACTGCTGGAACCAAAtacacattcactctcttctctgtgtttgaggacGTCAGAAGCAGTGGAGTAAGCGTTACTGCAGTCACTG ctcctTCAAACACAGGAGGCTTCAGGTCAACAGGACAAGATGAGACCAGTATCactctgcagtggaataaaGTCAACAACAATGTCAGCTTTACTCTCCAGTTTGATGGAACAGAGATAAACATCACTGCACCAGATGGAGATGGACCAGTAACTCACACAGTCTCATCTCTCACTGCTGGAACCAAAtacacattcactctcttctctgtgtttgaggacGTCAGAAGCAGTGGAGTAAGTGTTACTGCAGTCACTG ctcctTCAAACACAGGAGGCTTCAGATCAACAGGACAAGATGAGACCAGTATCactctgcagtggaataaaGTCAACAACAATGTCAGCTTTACTCTCCAGTTTGATGGAACAGAGATAAACATCACTGCACCAGATGGAGATGGACCAGTAACTCACACAGTCTCATCTCTCACTGCTGGAACCAAAtacacattcactctcttctctgtgtttgaggacGTCAGAAGCAGTGGAGTAAGCGTTACTGCAGTCACTG ctcctTCAAACACAGGAGGCTTCAGGTCAACAGGACAAGATGAGACCAGTATCactctgcagtggaataaaGTCAACAACAATGTCAGCTTTACTCTCCAGTTTGATGGAACAGAGATAAACATCACTGCACCAGATGGAGATGGACCAGTAACTCACACAATCTCATCTCTCACTGCTGGAACCAAAtacacattcactctcttctctgtgtttgaggacGTCAGAAGCAGTGGAGTAAGTGTTACTGCAGTCACTG ctcctTCAAACACAGGAGGCTTCAGATCAACAGGACAAGATGAGACCAGTATCactctgcagtggaataaaGTCAACAACAATGTCAGCTTTACTCTCCAGTTTGATGGAACAGAGATAAACATCACTGCACCAGATGGAGATGGACCAGTAACTCACACAGTCTCATCTCTCACTGCTGGAACCAAAtacacattcactctcttctctgtgtttgaggacGTCAGAAGCAGTGGAGTAAGCGTTACTGCAGTCACTG ctcctTCAAATGCAGGAAACTTCAGGTCAACAGGACAAGATGAGACCAGTATCactctgcagtggaataaaGTCAACAACAATGTCAGCTATATTCTCCAGTTCGATGGTACAGAGATAAACATCACTGCACCAGATGGAGATGGACCAGTAACTCACACAGTCTCATCTCTCACTGCTGGAACCAAAtacacattcactctcttctctgtgctTGAGGACATCAGAAGCAGTGGAGTAAGCTTTACTGCAGTCACTG ctcctTCAAACACAGGAGGCTTCAGGTCAACAGGACAAGATGAGACCAGTATCactctgcagtggaataaaGTCAACAACAATGTCAGCTTTACTCTCCAGTTTGATGGTACAGAGATAAACATCACTGCACCAGATGGAGATGGACCAGTAACTCACACAGTCTCATCTCTCACTGCTGGAACCAAAtacacattcactctcttctctgtgtttgaggacGTCAGAAGCAGTGGAGTAAGCGTTACTGCAGTCACTG ctcctTCAAACACAGGAGGCTTCAGGTCAACAGGACAAGATGAGACCAGTATCactctgcagtggaataaaGTCAACAACAATGTCAGCTTTACTCTCCAGTTTGATGGAACAGAGATAAACATCACTGCACCAGATGGAGATGGACCAGTAACTCACACAGTCTCATCTCTCACTGCTGGAACCAAAtacacattcactctcttctctgtgtttgaggacATCAGAAGCAGTGGAGTAAGCTTTACTGCAGTCACTG
- the LOC108888791 gene encoding uncharacterized protein LOC108888791 isoform X6 gives MMFSSEVYNMDYGLIIFLLTGALVSVASAQTRQYHFVSTPLNWTEAQSFCRQVYTDLATIENTADVSAVNATTSNYTGQAWIGLYDDLVNSWRWSLDNSSFYGEGETEFRNWDLNPVQPNNQLGQQYCVVLYGGRLGTWGDTECSMELQFVCYAGIENGTLVYVIIDNQVNWTQAQRFCRENYVDLASIRNQTENDIITSISNGRFVWIGLYRNNLWSDGSTSLFRNWAAGQPDSGTDNCFTTSFSGSGQWSDDDCSLSLPFICFRTIPPNAEGFRSTGQDETSITLQWNKVNNNVSYILQFDGTEINITAPDGDGPVTHTVSSLTAGTKYTFTLFSVFEDVRSSGVSFTAVTVPSNAGGFRSTGQDETSITLQWNKVNNNVSFTLQFDGTEINITAPDGDGPVTHTVSSLTAATKYTFTLFSVFEDVRSSGVSVTAVTAPSNTGGFRSTGQDETSITLQWNKVNNNVSFTLQFDGTEINITAPDGDGPVTHTVSSLTAGTKYTFTLFSVFEDVRSSGVSVTAVTAPSNTGGFRSTGQDETSITLQWNKVNNNVSFTLQFDGTEINITAPDGDGPVTHTVSSLTAGTKYTFTLFSVFEDVRSSGVSVTAVTAPSNTGGFRSTGQDETSITLQWNKVNNNVSFTLQFDGTEINITAPDGDGPVTHTVSSLTAGTKYTFTLFSVFEDVRSSGVSVTAVTAPSNTGGFRSTGQDETSITLQWNKVNNNVSFTLQFDGTEINITAPDGDGPVTHTVSSLTAGTKYTFTLFSVFEDVRSSGVSVTAVTAPSNTGGFRSTGQDETSITLQWNKVNNNVSFTLQFDGTEINITAPDGDGPVTHTISSLTAGTKYTFTLFSVFEDVRSSGVSVTAVTAPSNTGGFRSTGQDETSITLQWNKVNNNVSFTLQFDGTEINITAPDGDGPVTHTVSSLTAGTKYTFTLFSVFEDVRSSGVSVTAVTAPSNTGGFRSTGQDETSITLQWNKVNNNVSFTLQFDGTEINITAPDGDGPVTHTVSSLTAGTKYTFTLFSVFEDVRSSGVSVTAVTAPSNTGGFRSTGQDETSITLQWNKVNNNVSFTLQFDGTEINITAPDGDGPVTHTVSSLTAGTKYTFTLFSVFEDVRSSGVSVTAVTAPSNTGGFRSTGQDETSITLQWNKVNNNVSFTLQFDGTEINITAPDGDGPVTHTVSSLTAGTKYTFTLFSVFEDVRSSGVSVTAVTAPSNTGGFRSTGQDETSITLQWNKVNNNVSFTLQFDGTEINITAPDGDGPVTHTISSLTAGTKYTFTLFSVFEDVRSSGVSVTAVTAPSNTGGFRSTGQDETSITLQWNKVNNNVSFTLQFDGTEINITAPDGDGPVTHTVSSLTAGTKYTFTLFSVFEDVRSSGVSVTAVTAPSNAGNFRSTGQDETSITLQWNKVNNNVSYILQFDGTEINITAPDGDGPVTHTVSSLTAGTKYTFTLFSVLEDIRSSGVSFTAVTAPSNTGGFRSTGQDETSITLQWNKVNNNVSFTLQFDGTEINITAPDGDGPVTHTVSSLTAGTKYTFTLFSVFEDVRSSGVSVTAVTAPSNTGGFRSTGQDETSITLQWNKVNNNVSFTLQFDGTEINITAPDGDGPVTHTVSSLTAGTKYTFTLFSVFEDIRSSGVSFTAVTAPSNAGNFRSTGQDETSITLQWNKVNNNVSYILQFDGTEINITAPDGDGPVTHTVSSLTAGTKYTFTLFSVFEDVRSSGVSFTAVTGEILNFFSVLLM, from the exons ATGATG ttttcttCAGAGGTTTATAACATGGATTATGGGCTGATCATCTTTTTGCTCACAG gaGCATTGGTCAGTGTTGCCTCTGCCCAAACTCGTCAGTATCACTTTGTGAGCACGCCACTGAACtggactgaagctcagagctTCTGCCGACAGGTCTATACTGACCTGGCCACCATagaaaacacagctgatgtCAGTGCCGTTAATGCTACTACATCAAACTACACAG GCCAGGCTTGGATAGGTCTCTATGATGATTTGGTAAACAGCTGGAGATGGTCCCTGGATAACAGCAGCTTCTAtggagaaggagaaacagagtTTAGAAATTGGGATTTGAATCCTGTTCAGCCCAACAATCAACTAGGACAACAGTACTGTGTGGTATTATATGGTGGCCGTTTGGGCACATGGGGAGACACTGAATGCAGCATGGAACTTCAGTTTGTGTGCTATGCTG GCATAGAAAATGGCACACTGGTCTATGTTATAATTGACAATCAGGTGAATTGGACTCAAGCTCAGAGATTCTGCAGGGAGAATTATGTTGACCTAGCCAG TATAAGaaatcagacagaaaatgacatcATCACAAGCATATCAAATGGGAGATTTGTGTGGATTGGTCTGTACCGGAATAACCTGTGGTCTGATGGGAGCACCTCTCTGTTTCGAAACTGGGCCGCTGGACAGCCAGACTCTGGGACAGATAACTGTTTCACCACATCATTCAGTGGCTCAGGACAGTGGTCAGATGATGATTGCTCCCTCAGCTTGCCATTCATCTGTTTCAGAACAA TTCCACCCAACGCAGAAGGCTTCAGATCAACAGGACAAGATGAGACCAGTATCactctgcagtggaataaaGTCAACAACAATGTCAGCTATATTCTCCAGTTTGATGGGACAGAGATAAACATCACTGCACCAGATGGAGATGGACCAGTAACTCACACAGTCTCATCTCTCACTGCTGGAACCAAAtacacattcactctcttctctgtgtttgaggacGTCAGAAGCAGTGGAGTAAGCTTTACTGCAGTCACTG TTCCTTCAAATGCAGGAGGCTTCAGGTCAACAGGACAAGATGAGACCAGTATCactctgcagtggaataaaGTCAACAACAATGTCAGCTTTACTCTCCAGTTTGATGGTACAGAGATAAACATCACTGCACCAGATGGAGATGGACCAGTAACTCACACAGTCTCATCTCTCACTGCTGCAACCAAAtacacattcactctcttctctgtgtttgaggacGTCAGAAGCAGTGGAGTAAGCGTTACTGCAGTCACTG ctcctTCAAACACAGGAGGCTTCAGGTCAACAGGACAAGATGAGACCAGTATCactctgcagtggaataaaGTCAACAACAATGTCAGCTTTACTCTCCAGTTTGATGGAACAGAGATAAACATCACTGCACCAGATGGAGATGGACCAGTAACTCACACAGTCTCATCTCTCACTGCTGGAACCAAAtacacattcactctcttctctgtgtttgaggacGTCAGAAGCAGTGGAGTAAGCGTTACTGCAGTCACTG ctcctTCAAACACAGGAGGCTTCAGGTCAACAGGACAAGATGAGACCAGTATCactctgcagtggaataaaGTCAACAACAATGTCAGCTTTACTCTCCAGTTTGATGGAACAGAGATAAACATCACTGCACCAGATGGAGATGGACCAGTAACTCACACAGTCTCATCTCTCACTGCTGGAACCAAAtacacattcactctcttctctgtgtttgaggacGTCAGAAGCAGTGGAGTAAGCGTTACTGCAGTCACTG ctcctTCAAACACAGGAGGCTTCAGGTCAACAGGACAAGATGAGACCAGTATCactctgcagtggaataaaGTCAACAACAATGTCAGCTTTACTCTCCAGTTTGATGGAACAGAGATAAACATCACTGCACCAGATGGAGATGGACCAGTAACTCACACAGTCTCATCTCTCACTGCTGGAACCAAAtacacattcactctcttctctgtgtttgaggacGTCAGAAGCAGTGGAGTAAGTGTTACTGCAGTCACTG ctcctTCAAACACAGGAGGCTTCAGATCAACAGGACAAGATGAGACCAGTATCactctgcagtggaataaaGTCAACAACAATGTCAGCTTTACTCTCCAGTTTGATGGAACAGAGATAAACATCACTGCACCAGATGGAGATGGACCAGTAACTCACACAGTCTCATCTCTCACTGCTGGAACCAAAtacacattcactctcttctctgtgtttgaggacGTCAGAAGCAGTGGAGTAAGCGTTACTGCAGTCACTG ctcctTCAAACACAGGAGGCTTCAGGTCAACAGGACAAGATGAGACCAGTATCactctgcagtggaataaaGTCAACAACAATGTCAGCTTTACTCTCCAGTTTGATGGAACAGAGATAAACATCACTGCACCAGATGGAGATGGACCAGTAACTCACACAATCTCATCTCTCACTGCTGGAACCAAAtacacattcactctcttctctgtgtttgaggacGTCAGAAGCAGTGGAGTAAGTGTTACTGCAGTCACTG ctcctTCAAACACAGGAGGCTTCAGATCAACAGGACAAGATGAGACCAGTATCactctgcagtggaataaaGTCAACAACAATGTCAGCTTTACTCTCCAGTTTGATGGAACAGAGATAAACATCACTGCACCAGATGGAGATGGACCAGTAACTCACACAGTCTCATCTCTCACTGCTGGAACCAAAtacacattcactctcttctctgtgtttgaggacGTCAGAAGCAGTGGAGTAAGCGTTACTGCAGTCACTG ctcctTCAAACACAGGAGGCTTCAGGTCAACAGGACAAGATGAGACCAGTATCactctgcagtggaataaaGTCAACAACAATGTCAGCTTTACTCTCCAGTTTGATGGAACAGAGATAAACATCACTGCACCAGATGGAGATGGACCAGTAACTCACACAGTCTCATCTCTCACTGCTGGAACCAAAtacacattcactctcttctctgtgtttgaggacGTCAGAAGCAGTGGAGTAAGCGTTACTGCAGTCACTG ctcctTCAAACACAGGAGGCTTCAGGTCAACAGGACAAGATGAGACCAGTATCactctgcagtggaataaaGTCAACAACAATGTCAGCTTTACTCTCCAGTTTGATGGAACAGAGATAAACATCACTGCACCAGATGGAGATGGACCAGTAACTCACACAGTCTCATCTCTCACTGCTGGAACCAAAtacacattcactctcttctctgtgtttgaggacGTCAGAAGCAGTGGAGTAAGCGTTACTGCAGTCACTG ctcctTCAAACACAGGAGGCTTCAGGTCAACAGGACAAGATGAGACCAGTATCactctgcagtggaataaaGTCAACAACAATGTCAGCTTTACTCTCCAGTTTGATGGAACAGAGATAAACATCACTGCACCAGATGGAGATGGACCAGTAACTCACACAGTCTCATCTCTCACTGCTGGAACCAAAtacacattcactctcttctctgtgtttgaggacGTCAGAAGCAGTGGAGTAAGTGTTACTGCAGTCACTG ctcctTCAAACACAGGAGGCTTCAGGTCAACAGGACAAGATGAGACCAGTATCactctgcagtggaataaaGTCAACAACAATGTCAGCTTTACTCTCCAGTTTGATGGAACAGAGATAAACATCACTGCACCAGATGGAGATGGACCAGTAACTCACACAATCTCATCTCTCACTGCTGGAACCAAAtacacattcactctcttctctgtgtttgaggacGTCAGAAGCAGTGGAGTAAGTGTTACTGCAGTCACTG ctcctTCAAACACAGGAGGCTTCAGATCAACAGGACAAGATGAGACCAGTATCactctgcagtggaataaaGTCAACAACAATGTCAGCTTTACTCTCCAGTTTGATGGAACAGAGATAAACATCACTGCACCAGATGGAGATGGACCAGTAACTCACACAGTCTCATCTCTCACTGCTGGAACCAAAtacacattcactctcttctctgtgtttgaggacGTCAGAAGCAGTGGAGTAAGCGTTACTGCAGTCACTG ctcctTCAAATGCAGGAAACTTCAGGTCAACAGGACAAGATGAGACCAGTATCactctgcagtggaataaaGTCAACAACAATGTCAGCTATATTCTCCAGTTCGATGGTACAGAGATAAACATCACTGCACCAGATGGAGATGGACCAGTAACTCACACAGTCTCATCTCTCACTGCTGGAACCAAAtacacattcactctcttctctgtgctTGAGGACATCAGAAGCAGTGGAGTAAGCTTTACTGCAGTCACTG ctcctTCAAACACAGGAGGCTTCAGGTCAACAGGACAAGATGAGACCAGTATCactctgcagtggaataaaGTCAACAACAATGTCAGCTTTACTCTCCAGTTTGATGGTACAGAGATAAACATCACTGCACCAGATGGAGATGGACCAGTAACTCACACAGTCTCATCTCTCACTGCTGGAACCAAAtacacattcactctcttctctgtgtttgaggacGTCAGAAGCAGTGGAGTAAGCGTTACTGCAGTCACTG ctcctTCAAACACAGGAGGCTTCAGGTCAACAGGACAAGATGAGACCAGTATCactctgcagtggaataaaGTCAACAACAATGTCAGCTTTACTCTCCAGTTTGATGGAACAGAGATAAACATCACTGCACCAGATGGAGATGGACCAGTAACTCACACAGTCTCATCTCTCACTGCTGGAACCAAAtacacattcactctcttctctgtgtttgaggacATCAGAAGCAGTGGAGTAAGCTTTACTGCAGTCACTG